From Plasmodium brasilianum strain Bolivian I chromosome 3, whole genome shotgun sequence, the proteins below share one genomic window:
- a CDS encoding ubiquitin carboxyl-terminal hydrolase: MYFILTRNKKWNYIKRRNDNYYEFINLSCNVCTMIFFYDIVSRLISSYSLAEMTKDLYLGGGENDNNVMLRTCLGGEGKPPQEETQHKKVDPREAQQREVDPREAQQREVDQREAQQRKVDSREAQQREVDQREAQQKKVDPREAQQREVDPREAQQRKVDSREAQQREVDSREAQQRKVDPREAQQREVDQREAQQKKVDPIDAPIGTPSHQTHYKRLSKKKENKIRKILKVNELMTTLKCKHCNNTDDIWLCLICSNIGCGRYQKSHAKIHSAKYNHHYCINLKTKKIWSYIQDSFIEEKLERQSEQREGARYIFNSDHSDYNNSVYYYADHYINDELHRNINGIQNGVLNNVQHSNEGLFNETIDFVVDTLYDYNSHIYYKIVDIFANDIYISDSLKNELLYILYSQLSYESNIYNNALIELQYKYLNNFEQKKKVVKNVNDKINEIKNQNKEMESFLRSIDKSIKAKNNEKMQIQEKIKFFRDLNSNIITQMKCQMGQAVGSTEQVGKTEGTIGQRRKERKGKEQKGKENNKGEDNDTKKIKRLDETITNLQAQVDNLLKDL, translated from the coding sequence atgtattttatattaacaagaaataaaaaatggaactatattaaaagaagaaatgatAACTATTATGAGTTTATCAATCTGTCATGCAACGTGTGTACTATgatctttttttatgatattgTTTCGAGGCTGATTAGTAGCTACTCTTTGGCTGAAATGACAAAGGACCTTTATCTGGGCGGTGGTGAGAACGACAATAACGTAATGCTTCGAACATGCCTAGGGGGCGAAGGGAAGCCTCCCCAGGAAGAAACACAACATAAAAAAGTAGATCCGAGAGAAGCACAACAGAGAGAAGTAGATCCGAGAGAAGCACAACAGAGAGAAGTGGATCAGAGAGAAGCACAACAGAGAAAAGTAGATTCGAGAGAAGCACAACAGAGAGAAGTGGATCAGAGAGAAGCACAACAGAAAAAAGTAGATCCGAGAGAAGCACAACAGAGAGAAGTAGATCCGAGAGAAGCACAACAGAGAAAAGTAGATTCGAGAGAAGCACAACAGAGAGAAGTAGATTCGAGAGAAGCACAACAGAGAAAAGTAGATCCGAGAGAAGCACAACAGAGAGAAGTGGATCAGAGAGAAGCACAACAGAAAAAAGTAGATCCGATAGACGCACCGATTGGCACCCCCTCTCACCAAACACACTACAAAAGActctcaaaaaaaaaggaaaataaaatacgcaaaatattaaaagtgaACGAACTAATGACCACGTTAAAATGCAAGCACTGTAATAACACGGACGATATATGGTTATGTTTGATTTGTTCGAATATAGGATGCGGGAGATATCAAAAGAGTCATGCTAAGATACATAGTGCCAAGTACAATCATCATTATTGTATTAATTtgaaaacaaagaaaatatgGAGCTATATACAAGATTCATTCATAGAAGAGAAATTAGAAAGACAGAGTGAACAGAGAGAAGGTGCAAGGTATATCTTCAATTCAGACCATAGCGATTACAATAATAGCGTCTACTACTATGCAGATCATTATATAAACGATGAATTACATAGGAACATAAACGGTATTCAAAATGGTGTTCTAAACAATGTTCAACATTCCAACGAAGGATTATTCAACGAAACAATAGATTTCGTTGTAGACACATTGTATGACTATAAcagtcatatatattataaaatagtggatatatttgcaaatgatatatacataagtgaTAGTCTAAAAAACGAGCTCTTATACATTCTCTACTCACAGTTATCATATGAgtcaaatatttataataacgCGCTAATTGAGCTGCAATATAAATAtctaaataattttgaacaaaagaaaaaagtagtaaaaaatgttaatgacaaaataaatgaaattaaaaatcaaaataaagaaatggAATCGTTTCTTCGTTCCATTGATAAGTCTATAAAAgctaaaaataatgaaaaaatgcaaatacaagaaaaaattaaattcttcCGGGATCTCAACAGCAATATAATAACTCAGATGAAGTGTCAAATGGGTCAAGCAGTGGGAAGTACAGAACAGGTGGGAAAAACAGAAGGGACCATAGGACAAAGGAGAAAAGAACGAAAGGGCAAAGAACAAAAGGGCAAAGAAAACAACAAGGGAGAAGACAATGATAccaagaaaataaaaagattgGACGAAACTATAACAAACTTACAGGCGCAAGTGGACAATTTGTTGAAAGACTTATAG
- a CDS encoding pelota-like protein has product MKLLYRKRDGNEMTISLLLEEDDDLWHLYNLVSMNDEIEAFTSRKVYKEIGNNSYVTEIKKMVLILCITKIDFDSVNNNLRVSGKNVKTNDFVKIGQYHTFDIGINEKIKIVKKNWDNIYKEKLEECTNIKKCAEIGILLIDCGHANMYLLTEYLYKNIFTVNKIIHKKKEKKHNNNSLYKKSLEKFFSDVLNNLYQNINFEKMKCIVFGGPGFYKNDFFDYIYEKSDVKNNKEILSIKHKIIIVKTSSIYKNSLNEILNDECMKKKILNMKVVSHVNILNKFYKIFEKNEEKVCYGYNELNYAASVNAIDSLLITDKTFRNCDVNRRKEYVKMIENVKKFGGSVYIFSDNHTSGEQLNALSGIAAILKFPIFFENSTEQHDNNNKHEGDEYEDELTLEQCPWGHVQKREDAHTCNDFM; this is encoded by the coding sequence ATGAAGCTGCTATACAGAAAAAGAGACGGCAATGAAATGACTATATCCCTCCTTTTGGAGGAAGATGATGATTTATGGCACTTGTATAATTTAGTAAGCATGAATGACGAAATAGAGGCTTTCACTTCAAGAAAAGTTTATAAAGAGATAGGAAACAATTCATATGTTAcagaaataaagaagatggtgttaattttatgtattactAAAATAGATTTCGATTCAGTAAATAATAACCTGAGGGTGTCAggtaaaaatgtgaaaaccAATGACTTTGTTAAAATAGGTCAATACCACACTTTCGATATAGGTATaaatgagaaaataaaaatcgtaaaaaagaattgggataatatatataaagagaaattagaagaatgtacaaatataaaaaagtgtGCAGAAATTGGTATTTTGTTAATTGACTGTGGTCATGCAAATATGTACTTACTTacagaatatttatataaaaatatatttacagttaataaaataattcataaaaaaaaagaaaaaaaacataacaacaattctttatataaaaaatcattaGAAAAATTCTTTAGTGATgtgttaaataatttatatcaaaatataaattttgaaaaaatgaaatgtatTGTCTTCGGTGGTCCaggtttttataaaaatgatttctttgattatatatatgaaaaatcggatgtaaaaaataataaagaaatattaagcattaagcataaaataattattgtaaAGACTTctagtatttataaaaattctttaaacgaaattttaaatgatgaatgtatgaagaaaaaaatacttaataTGAAAGTTGTATCTCATGTTAATATTCTTaacaaattttacaaaatatttgaaaaaaacgAAGAAAAAGTATGTTACGgatataatgaattaaattatgCTGCCTCTGTTAATGCAATCGATTCGTTATTAATAACTGATAAGACATTTAGAAATTGCGATGTGAATCGTAGAAAAGAATATGTTAAAATGATTGAAAAcgttaaaaaatttggagGAAGTGTCTATATATTTTCTGATAATCATACATCAGGCGAACAGTTAAATGCCTTGTCAGGTATAGCAGCTATTTTGAaatttcccattttttttgaaaacagTACGGAGCAacatgataataataataaacatgAGGGGGACGAATATGAGGACGAGCTAACTTTAGAGCAATGCCCGTGGGGGCATGTACAGAAGAGGGAGGATGCCCACACGTGCAATGATTTTATGTGa
- a CDS encoding ubiquitin carboxyl-terminal hydrolase, producing the protein MFHLIIYTEENVSNVKQFLTYFENIYDHNGIKLSKQCTDKSNLEYDDNKIDSWLFKEKVDNKKTKEKVDNKKTKEKVDSKKTKEKDNIELMYHLYVSRRKIHYYTSNFLQLYINNASNLDLYLIEKDEEPSLDDINGAGNMIGSSHIENNGNCNDDVNGRANGGGSGGGSGGGSGGGSGGGSGGGSGGGRINGGGNSNGRKKEKKEKRVSKEDQWRNCDPVNDYTPVEINLPLHRSHMLFLLTLPMYFSFYDFFSLIHDYFDFIVQVKIFYVKSKFSFLKKNVLLLPFDDTSHFSKGGMVVPPFLNYVHSGYSSYGSFIDKGKEKFINGEDQKNEKKMKIKNNQEKGKNKREKTETKIRPRVSRNIEEAEDKREDHSKNENNFSYNNLYDNVNEFMGHRYNLNNSSSDKYPLEGEEKGRQNNFNKKREKHLRRGFSSSGGSCGLSGISNRSSSRSSSSSSSSRSSSRNSSRSSSRSSSSSSSSSDDRSGGCTDEERRGGSSSQEFPNSQEGMQSYSKMVNGTARRCSVELSNRLYMNSCDDYVPSECIVNRLYDGESNYLTSASLHTDLSECTTNNFITERNKYSFKRRNEANNGKSSALLRYTTSNMIDGNGKQRKKGYNDKSSYNIEERIHMYKKMYNIVMKNLKKKKIIECYSVLIIFKTQIYADMFYKNFHCKNLKLWMKEKKKMQTSNFNYHIFENWYIYFVFVNSVYYIVQNAYDSKEINTDCSTKEQTHTCTLGASVKKEDYSEIGGNINQNVCRNVSTDVSIELISRVNPEESRGRRGELNNKPNRGDAILDSHVKKNENVECYSYKIEDIRGRDSHDSHTDGTFVDRKNDEICIAKKKKKKKKKKREKEKEEEKEKEEEKEKEEEKEKEEEKEKKEEKEKKEEKEKKEEKEKKEEKEKEEEKEKKEEKEKKEEKEKEEEK; encoded by the coding sequence ATGTTTCACTTAATCATATACACAGAAGAGAACGTCAGCAACGTTAAACAGTTTTTGAcctattttgaaaatatatatgatcaCAATGGAATCAAACTTTCAAAACAGTGTACTGATAAGAGTAATTTAGaatatgatgataataaaattgaCTCTTGGTTATTTAAGGAAAAAGTTGATAACAAGAAAACAAAGGAAAAAGTTGATAACAAGAAAACAAAGGAAAAAGTCGATAGCAAGAAAACAAAGGAAAAAGACAATATAGAATTGATGTACcatttatatgtaagtagAAGAAAGATACACTATTATACCTCGAACTTCTTACAATTGTACATAAACAATGCTAGTAACCTGGACTTATACTTAATCGAAAAGGATGAAGAACCATCCTTAGACGATATAAACGGGGCAGGTAATATGATAGGAAGTAGTCATATAGAGAATAATGGAAATTGCAACGATGATGTCAATGGTCGAGCAAACGGCGGAGGTAGCGGTGGAGGTAGCGGTGGAGGTAGCGGTGGAGGTAGCGGTGGAGGTAGCGGTGGTGGTAGCGGTGGTGGACGAATAAACGGCGGCGGCAATTCCAATGGCcgtaaaaaagagaaaaaagaaaaaagggtTAGTAAAGAAGATCAATGGAGGAACTGCGATCCAGTTAATGATTATACCCCTGTTGAAATTAATTTACCACTACATAGATCCCACATGTTATTTCTTCTAACCTTACCCAtgtacttttctttttatgattttttttctcttatacATGACTATTTCGATTTCATCGTtcaagtaaaaattttttatgtaaaaagtaaattttcctttttaaaaaagaatgtttTACTTTTACCATTTGATGATACAAGCCACTTTTCAAAAGGGGGGATGGTTGTAcctccttttttaaattatgttcaCAGTGGTTATAGCAGTTACGGTAGTTTCATCGATAAGGGTAAGGAAAAGTTTATAAATGGGGAAGATCagaagaatgaaaaaaaaatgaaaataaaaaataatcaagAAAAGGGTAAAAATAAGCGGGAAAAAACAGAAACAAAAATTAGACCGCGAGTGAGTAGAAATATAGAAGAAGCGGAAGATAAACGTGAAGATCATTCgaagaatgaaaataattttagttATAATAATCTTTACGATAATGTGAATGAGTTTATGGGGCACAGATATAACTTGAATAACTCATCTAGCGACAAATATCCCCTTGAAGGGGAAGAAAAAGGTAGAcaaaacaattttaataagaaaagagaaaagcACCTCCGTAGGGGTTTCTCCAGTAGTGGGGGTAGCTGTGGTCTTAGCGGAATCAGTAACAGAAGCAGTAGTAgaagtagcagtagtagtagcagtagccGTAGCAGTAGCCGTAACAGTAGCCGTAGCAGTAGCcgtagtagtagcagtagcagtagtagtagtgaTGATCGCAGTGGGGGGTGCACAGATGAGGAACGACGAGGGGGCAGTTCTTCACAGGAATTCCCCAACTCACAGGAAGGAATGCAAAGTTACTCTAAAATGGTAAATGGTACAGCGAGAAGGTGTTCAGTGGAGTTATCAAACCGTCTCTATATGAACAGCTGTGATGATTATGTACCATCAGAATGTATAGTTAATAGATTATATGATGGGGAGTCTAACTATTTAACGAGCGCTTCCTTACACACAGACCTGAGTGAATGTACtacaaataatttcataacagaaagaaataaatactCATTCAAAAGGCGTAATGAAGCGAATAATGGAAAATCTAGTGCTCTGTTAAGATATACCACTTCTAATATGATAGATGGAAATGGAAAACAgcgaaaaaaaggatataatgATAAGTCTTCATACAATATAGAAGAAcgtatacacatgtacaaaaagatgtataatattgtaatgaaaaatttaaaaaaaaaaaaaataatagaatgtTACTctgtattaattatattcaaaACACAGATATATGCagatatgttttataaaaattttcattgtaaaaatttaaagttATGGATgaaggaaaagaagaaaatgcaaacatctaattttaattatcatatttttgaaaattggTATATATACTTCGTATTTGTTAACTCcgtatattatatagttcAGAATGCATATGATTCTAAGGAGATAAATACTGACTGCTCCACGAAAGAACAGACACACACTTGTACGTTAGGTGCTTCAGTAAAAAAGGAGGACTACTCTGAGATCGGCGGTAACATAAACCAGAACGTGTGCAGAAATGTAAGTACCGATGTAAGCATCGAACTAATCAGCAGGGTAAACCCCGAGGAAAGTCGTGGAAGGAGGGGCGAACTGAATAATAAACCAAATAGGGGAGATGCAATACTGGATAGTCATGTCAAAAAGAACGAAAATGTGGAATGCTATAGCTACAAAATAGAGGATATCAGGGGAAGAGATTCCCACGATTCACATACTGATGGCACTTTTGTAGatagaaaaaatgatgaaatttGTATAgccaagaaaaaaaaaaaaaaaaaaaaaaaaaaaagagagaagGAGAAGGAGGAAGAGAAGGAGAAGGAGGAAGAGAAGGAGAAGGAGGAAGAGAAGGAGAAGGAGGAAGAGAAGGAGAAGAAGGAAGAGAAGGAGAAGAAGGAAGAGAAGGAGAAGAAGGAAGAGAAGGAGAAGAAGGAAGAGAAGGAGAAGGAGGAAGAGAAGGAGAAGAAGGAAGAGAAGGAGAAGAAGGAAGAGAAGGAGAAGGAGGAAGAGAAATAG
- a CDS encoding hypothetical protein (conserved Plasmodium protein) yields MKEKMYDKNDRVIKKHKVKTKHNHNRHRSHLNEKKRKGAEKKKCKTKNNDGNDDSDDSDDSDDSDCDHCDPDVAANKYVRKDNEKNISRRKLKEKYKQGTNIYTANSNSRSRSNNNSRSSNVARKKHDVSYNSFDYFSKDIFENKLSPNYINEEKMKYEKDVFEKAYGLTLYNDISYDKFLFEKRKEDEKVDNNSEQQISRKNYECYSCKAKNVYSNVQCYKCKKLRKA; encoded by the coding sequence atgaaagaaaaaatgtacgATAAAAATGACAGAGTTATAAAAAAGCACaaagtaaaaacaaaacacaATCATAATCGGCATCGTAGCCAtcttaatgaaaaaaaaaggaaaggtgcagaaaaaaaaaaatgtaaaacaaaaaataatgatggtAACGATGATAGCGATGATAGCGATGATAGCGATGATAGCGATTGTGACCACTGTGACCCTGATGTGGCAGCGAACAAATACGTTCGTAaggataatgaaaaaaacatatcaagaagaaaattaaaagaaaaatataagcaaggcacaaatatatataccgCGAACAGTAATAGTAGGAGTAggagtaataataacagccGCAGCAGCAATGTTGCAAGGAAGAAACACGATGTGTCTTATAATTCGTTTGACTATTTTAGTAAAGATATTTTCGAAAATAAATTATCCccaaattatattaatgaagagaaaatgaaatatgaaaaggaTGTTTTTGAAAAAGCATATGGCTTAACGTTATATAACGATATAAGTTACGATaagtttttatttgaaaaacgTAAGGAGGATGAAAAAGTTGACAATAACTCTGAACAACAGATAAGTAGAAAGAACTATGAATGCTATAGTTGTAAAGCTAAAAATGTGTACTCAAATGTACAGTGTTACAAATGTAAAAAGCTCAGGAAGGCATAG
- a CDS encoding rhoptry-associated leucine zipper-like protein 1 — protein sequence MGVKVSEVKLSEVKRREVKRREVKRNGYLNIPSKGKNIPKKNSLNEKNETHAKDVSVLSQEELPKEEVASDAKMYKCFITTKNNGNKMETGEGGSEVKEIVTVEGLQLQAGELGGGKRGKETGAQVGTQEGLQGSVHGGAQGIKGEAIQTGTQGAGQGSKGEAIQTGTQGAGQGSKGEAIQTGIQGAGQGSKVERMQRGIQEAGQGSKVERMQRGIQEAGQGSKVERMQRGIQEAEQGKKVERMQRGIQEAGQGKKGDKEEDAQEGNEEDAQGNEEGVDEVDEGENEDGGEGIDETYDEQLEAEEGDREIADKEEADMEAAYIEQQELNEMKEAKSKVVDSEDLSNDTNGNGSNGYSTSVGSNGESSKESINRRSNRQRKRQRNRRRNRKRNRRRNRSNSKRNNNASSYKIKKNILEGKKSINGTSNLRDIENHRYTNVVNNKNEYTSMDSNEAIYEERKQKILLIHLLKNIKDLLYRQKKNFNNFLSFLSENYASYEKFNSVRKNVNFINSGRYNSGGSYSSDKRNVGNTQQVGETGDDYLSESFLSLSDKQYTKKNGMSNVSIKNVGNKYKNESETLKSEIYDSRELEEEENDQVDDKKEDDIQDDESNDDVYDKKKDPKKFGQIKEMLQKVLEIKDLTDKQKEYLKVIIKVLELEDDLLNKEKLQLELDKNIINLLMGKSNELRNIAVQLSKEKGENEGSQRVDLAQNIVSNLLNFSVELKNTGNIVYNNMQGQGEMLQNVEKNIHKAEEQLKNVRVHTEYRNRDTPKEDPSDDHPSDDDNPSNDNSSDDNPNDNNTDGAKAIIDNKDFIQYCNENDEICKKSYSPLKNTKGGQYYGSTTYTVNTPYNYKKFKLNESMKNHFFNIFVKESAMLKKLYKLLYELF from the exons ATGGGAGTAAAAGTTAGTGAAGTAAAACTTAGTGAAGTAAAACGTAGAGAAGTAAAACGTAGAGAAGTAAAACGAAATGGTTacttaaatat aCCTTCTAAGGGCAAAaatataccaaaaaaaaatagcttaAACGAAAAGAATGAAACACATGCTAAAGATGTGAGTGTGCTAAGTCAAGAAGAACTTCCTAAGGAGGAAGTAGCAAGCGATGCAAAAATGTACAAGTGCTTTATtactacaaaaaataatggtaataaaatggaaacaGGGGAAGGCGGAAGTGAAGTTAAGGAAATAGTAACTGTGGAAGGGCTACAGCTACAAGCAGGGGAACTAGGAGGAGGAAAGAGGGGCAAGGAAACAGGTGCGCAAGTGGGTACTCAAGAAGGTTTGCAGGGAAGTGTGCATGGAGGGGCGCAAGGAATTAAGGGAGAAGCTATTCAAACAGGAACACAAGGAGCTGGGCAAGGAAGTAAGGGAGAAGCTATTCAAACAGGAACACAAGGAGCTGGGCAAGGAAGTAAGGGAGAAGCTATTCAAACAGGAATACAAGGAGCTGGGCAAGGAAGCAAGGTAGAACGTATGCAAAGAGGAATACAAGAAGCTGGGCAAGGAAGCAAGGTAGAACGTATGCAAAGAGGAATACAAGAAGCTGGGCAAGGAAGCAAGGTAGAACGTATGCAAAGAGGAATACAAGAAGCTGAACAAGGAAAAAAGGTAGAACGTATGCAAAGAGGAATACAAGAAGCTGGACAAGGAAAAAAGGGAGACAAGGAGGAAGACGCGCAAGAAGGTAATGAAGAAGATGCGCAAGGAAATGAGGAAGGAGTTGATGAGGTGGATGAAGGGGAAAATGAAGACGGTGGTGAGGGGATAGATGAAACATACGACGAACAGTTGGAGGCAGAGGAGGGGGATAGAGAAATTGCTGACAAGGAAGAGGCAGATATGGAAGCAGCTTATATAGAACAGCAGGAGTTGAACGAAATGAAAGAAGCGAAATCTAAGGTGGTGGACTCTGAAGATTTAAGTAACGACACAAACGGAAATGGTAGCAACGGGTATTCCACTAGCGTAGGAAGTAATGGTGAAAGTAGCAAAGAAAGTATCAACAGACGCAGTAACAGACAGAGAAAAAGACAAAGGAATAGAAGAAGAAATAGGAAAAGAAATAGGCGCAGAAATAGAAGCAATAGTAAACGTAATAACAATGCGTCAtcctataaaataaaaaagaatatattagaGGGTAAAAAGAGTATCAATGGAACAAGTAATTTAAGAGATATTGAAAATCATAGGTATACAAATGTAGTAAACAATAAAAACGAGTACACTTCGATGGATAGTAACGAAGCAATATATGAagaaagaaaacaaaaaattttactaatCCATTtgctaaaaaatataaaagatctCTTGTATagacaaaagaaaaattttaataatttcttgTCATTCCTAAGTGAAAATTATGCAAGCTACGAAAAATTTAACTCCGTcagaaaaaatgttaattttataaatagtgGACGCTACAATAGCGGTGGTAGTTATAGTAGTGATAAGAGAAATGTGGGAAACACACAACAGGTAGGGGAAACAGGAGACGACTACCTGTCGGAATCCTTCCTCAGCTTGAGTGATAAGCAGTAcacgaaaaaaaatggtatgAGCAATGTGTCCATTAAAAATGTTGGTAATAAGTACAAGAATGAAAGTGAAACGTTAAAAAGTGAAATTTATGACTCGAGGGAGCTAGAGGAAGAGGAAAACGACCAAGTTGATGATAAAAAGGAAGACGATATACAAGACGACGAAAGTAATGATGATGTATATGATAAGAAAAAGGATCCCAAGAAATTTGgacaaataaaagaaatgctTCAAAAAGttttagaaataaaagatttaACAGATAAGCAAAAGGAGTATTTAAAagtaattataaaagtatTAGAACTAGAAGatgatttattaaataaggaaaaattacaattagaattagataaaaatatcatCAACTTATTAATGGGTAAATCAAATGAGCTAAGAAATATTGCTGTGCAATTAAGTAAAGAAAAAGGGGAAAACGAAGGTTCACAACGAGTAGATTTAGCTCAGAATATTGtttctaatttattaaatttttctgtTGAATTAAAGAATACAGGTAATattgtttataataatatgcaaGGACAAGGAGAAATGCTACAAAatgtggaaaaaaatatacacaaagCGGAGGAGCAGTTGAAAAATGTGCGCGTGCACACTGAATATAGGAATAGGGATACCCCGAAGGAAGACCCGAGTGATGACCATCCGAGCGATGATGATAATCCCAGTAATGACAACTCAAGTGATGACAATCCAAATGATAATAACACTGATGGAGCCAAGGCAATCATTGACAATAAAGACTTTATACAGTACTGTAATGAGAATGATGAAATTTGCAAAAAATCATACTCccctttaaaaaatacaaaggGGGGTCAGTACTACGGATCAACTACTTACACTGTTAACACgccatataattataaaaaatttaaactgAACGAATCAAtgaaaaatcattttttcaaCATATTCGTTAAGGAATCAGCCATGTTAAAGAAATTGTACAAGTTGCTATATGAACTTTTTTAA
- a CDS encoding pre-mRNA-splicing factor CWC15 — MTTAHRPTWYNAIGGENQGGNRKVSQTAKVCSRDLPGHMQMKTRDLSDHVEDKELIKNNLIQLENSGNKVNNNNSSSSNKDKLRAIENIKKLTNHDYTNLYPEDEDDEIEEEWISQKRKKIKIRKKLNERMKGKTESMNMKKNNNNAKDNTSDKANDNSNNGNCSSDEAYADNDYESNEEEEDDEDDETDEEDEEEKELMRELEILKREKMEKLKKEKEEQELMKNKNNNILTNNPLINLEDSSENEESEKNKKKRKWTDEAIFRNTCEKKEKKVSFINDTVRTAFHKKFLFKYIH, encoded by the coding sequence GGGGCAATAGAAAAGTTAGCCAAACTGCAAAAGTTTGTAGTAGGGATTTACCCGGTCATATGCAAATGAAGACAAGAGACTTAAGCGACCATGTAGAAGATAAAGAGctaattaaaaacaatttaatCCAACTTGAAAACAGCGGCAATAAAGTAAACAATAAcaacagtagtagtagtaacaaGGACAAACTACGAGcaattgaaaatattaagaagCTAACGAACCATGATTACACTAACCTGTATCCTGAGGATGAAGATGACGAAATTGAGGAGGAATGGATATCacagaaaaggaaaaaaatcaaaatcaGGAAAAAATTGAACGAAAGAATGAAGGGAAAAACTGAAAGtatgaatatgaaaaaaaataataataacgcGAAGGATAACACATCGGATAAAGCAAACGACAACTCGAATAATGGCAATTGCAGTAGCGATGAAGCATACGCAGATAATGATTACGAATcaaatgaagaagaagaagacgACGAAGACGATGAAACGGATGAAGAGGACGAAGAAGAAAAGGAGCTTATGAGAGAGCtcgaaattttaaaaagagaaaagatggaaaaattgaaaaaggaaaaagaggAACAAGAACtgatgaaaaacaaaaataacaaCATACTTACCAACAACCCACTAATCAATTTAGAAGACAGTAGCGAAAATGAAGAATccgaaaaaaataaaaaaaaaagaaagtggACTGATGAAGCTATATTTAGAAATACgtgtgaaaaaaaagagaagaaggTATCCTTCATCAATGACACTGTTCGCACAGCCTTtcacaaaaaatttttatttaaatatattcattga